The DNA window GGCGATCGCAGGGCTTCAGATCGCGCTGGCGCTGCCGGCGGGCTACGCGCTGGCGAAGCTCCGGTTCGCGGGGCGCGGGGTGGCGTTCGGGCTGGTGCTGGCGTGCTTGCTCATCCCGGCGCAGGTGACGTTCGTGCCGGTGTTCACGCTGCTGGGCGCGGCGGGGCTGGTGAACACGTTCGCGGCGCTGATCCTGCCGTTCGGGGTGAGCGCGCTGGGGACGTTCCTGGTGCGGCAGGCGCTCTTGTCGGTGCCGGACGAGATCATCGAGGCGGCGCGGATGGACGGGGCGGGGGAGCTGCGGATCATCTACGGGATCCTGGGGCCGATGCTGCGGCCGACGCTGGCGGCGCTGTTCCTGTTCAGCTTCGTGTTCCACTACAACGACTACTTCTGGCCGCTGGTGATGACGACCGACGACGCGGTGCGGACGCTGCCGCTGGCCGTCGCGTTGCTGCGGGAGCAGGGGACGGGGGTGCGGTGGCACGTGGTGATGGCCGGGAACGTGATCCTGAGCCTGCCGGTGCTGG is part of the Chondromyces crocatus genome and encodes:
- a CDS encoding carbohydrate ABC transporter permease, coding for MIGERGAGAAHVVRSGVLVAVALLWLGPYAWMTVTSLKTLPEIMRAPAYPLPQAVQLGAYREVLEVVPVGRYLLNSVVMAVAIAGLQIALALPAGYALAKLRFAGRGVAFGLVLACLLIPAQVTFVPVFTLLGAAGLVNTFAALILPFGVSALGTFLVRQALLSVPDEIIEAARMDGAGELRIIYGILGPMLRPTLAALFLFSFVFHYNDYFWPLVMTTDDAVRTLPLAVALLREQGTGVRWHVVMAGNVILSLPVLALFAVAQRHLLRAVTARV